A genomic segment from uncultured Marinifilum sp. encodes:
- a CDS encoding sigma-70 family RNA polymerase sigma factor produces the protein MLNLFNKNKKTIFNKIYEQYSERLFLLIIRYVKSQFDAEEVLQRGFIKVYKALDKFKFENEKASISWLTKIMVNESLLFLREQKRLNLSEDSDFQNLSIFQIPEAEDNLALESCLLLIRNLPDGYRTVFNLYVIEGYSHKEIAEKLKISESASRSQLSRARNILKQQLKPSSYATEIVG, from the coding sequence ATGCTAAACCTCTTTAATAAAAATAAGAAAACAATTTTCAATAAAATTTACGAACAATATTCGGAACGTTTATTCCTATTGATTATTAGATATGTTAAATCGCAATTCGATGCTGAAGAGGTTTTGCAAAGAGGATTTATAAAAGTTTATAAGGCTCTGGATAAATTTAAATTTGAAAATGAAAAAGCAAGTATTTCCTGGCTTACAAAAATCATGGTAAATGAAAGCTTATTATTCTTAAGAGAACAAAAAAGGTTGAATTTATCGGAAGATAGTGATTTTCAAAATTTATCGATTTTTCAAATACCAGAAGCTGAGGATAATTTAGCACTAGAATCTTGTTTACTACTAATTAGAAATCTGCCCGATGGATATAGAACCGTTTTTAATCTCTACGTTATAGAAGGATATTCGCATAAAGAAATAGCCGAAAAATTAAAAATAAGCGAAAGTGCATCTCGCTCGCAACTTAGCAGAGCACGAAATATTTTAAAACAACAACTAAAACCAAGCAGCTATGCAACAGAAATCGTTGGATAA